GCACAAGGCGCTCATCGAGACCAGCAAGATCGGCTGGGGCATCGTGCTCGATCGCGAGACCGGGCGCTTCATCGACGCGTTCCGGACAGGCTACGACAACATCATCACCGGCTGGACCGACACCGGCAGCCCCATCTACAACCCGGACCAGATCCCCACGCTGGAGGACGTCGACTCGGACAAGATCTTCGAGGTGTGTCCCCACCTGCACGGCACGCGGAACCTGAACTCGGCGAGCTACAGCCCCGAGACCGGCCTCTACTACGTCGGCATCAACAACGCCTGCATGGACGTCATGTTCGTCTCCGAGGAGTACGTGCCCGGCCGCGTCTTCCGGGGCATGGGCAGTCGCGTGAAGATGGTCCCCGGCTACGACTACATCGGCGAGTTCGTGGCGTTCAATCCGGTCACAGGCCAACGCGCCTGGGAATACCGCCCCGAGAGCGGCGCGCCGATGACCGCCGCTGCGCTCGCCACCGGCGGCGGCCTCGTCTTCGGCGGCACGGCGGACCGCCGGCTCTTCGCGCTCGACGCCGACAACGGCGAGATGCTCTGGGAGACGCGCCTGAACGGCGACATCTCGGGCGCCCCGGTCACCTTCGAGGTCGGTGGCCGCCAGTACCTCGCGGTCGGCGCCGGCGGGCGCATCGGCCAGACCACCTCCTACGCGCGCCTGACCGGCATCACGCTGCCGCAGGGCAGCGGCGTGATCTGGGTGTTCGCCTTGCCTGACTAAGTACCGATGCGGTCCTCGCGTTCTCTGCAGGCGCTCGCAGCGGTTCTCCTCTTCACCGCCGGTCTCTCCTGGCCGGCGGCGCAGGGGCAGGAGGTCACCACGGCCGACCTGGAGCAGGCCGCCGCGGACACCTCGTCGTGGCTGATGTACGGCCGCGACTACCACGGCCAGCGCTTCGTGGAGCTCGATCAGATAACGCCGGAGAACGTCGACCGGCTGCACCCGGCGTGGGTGTTCGCTACCGGCGGCGAGAACCGGGGCCTGGAGGCGACGCCGCTGGTGCACGAGGGCGTGATCTACCTGTCGGCGGACGAGTCGCGCGTGTTCGCCATCGACGCGCGGACCGGCGCGAAGATGTGGGGCTTCGAGCCGGAGATGTCGGACGAGGTCGAGCGCGTCTACTGCTGCGGGTCGAACAACCGCGGCGTGGCGCTGTTCGGCGAGCTGGTCTACGTCGGGACGATGGACGCGCGGCTGATCGCGCTCCACAAGGACACCGGCGCCGTCGCGTGGGAGACCGTGGTCGTCGACTGGCGGCAGGGCTACAGCATCACCGGCGCGCCGCTGGTGGTCAACGGTATGGTCCTGACCGGGGTGGCGGGCGGCGAGTACGGCATCCGCGGCTTCGTCAAGGCCTACGACGCGCTGACCGGCGAGTTGCGCTGGACCAGCTACACCATCCCCGGACCGGGTGAGCCGGGCAACGAGACGTGGCCCGGCGACACCTGGAGGAACGGCGGGGCGCCCACCTGGACGACGGGCGCCTTCGATCCCGAGCTGAACCTCGTCTACTGGAACACCGGCAACGCCGCTCCCTGGAACTGCCACGTCCGCAAGGGCGACAACCAGTGGTCGGCCGCCACCGTCGCCATCGACGCCGACAATGGCGACATCCGCTGGGGATTCCAGTACACCCCGTGGGACTGCTGGGACTACGACGCGGTGAGCACGCCGGTGCTGGCCGACGTGACCCTGCGCGACCACGGGCCGGTCAAGGCGCTGTTCCACCATGACAAGAACGGCTTCTTCTACGCTCTAGATCGCACGGACGGCCGCTTCCTCTACGGCGAGCCGATCGTGCCGGGCATCAACTGGGCCTTCGGCCTCGATCCGGTAACGGGCCGGCCGCAGGTGAATCCGGACATGCTGGCCCAGTCCGGCGGCCCCGAGGTGGGGCCGATCATTCCCAGCCTGGAGGGGGCCATCGACTGGCAGCCGCTCGCCTTCAACCCGGACCTAGGCGCGCTCTACTTCATGTCGAACCAGTGGGCGATGGGCTACCGCTTCTGGGCCGAGGACCAGTTCGAGCCGCCGACCAACGGCGAGGCGTACCTCGGCGGGGACTACCAGCAGTACCTGACCAGCGACAACCCCGGCAACTTCGTCGGCTTCGACGTGGTCGAGCAGGAGGTCCTGTGGCGGGTGGTGAGCCCGGCGCCCTTCTGGGCCGGCGCGGTGGCCACCTCCAGCGGGCTGGTCTTCACCGGCGACATGCGCGGCTACTTCATGGCGCTCGACGCCCGCAGCGGCGACGTGCTGTGGCAGTTCCAGACCGGGTCGGGCATCATCGGCAGCCCGATCACCTACGAGCTCGACGGGACGCAGTACGTCGCGGTGCCGTCCGGCGGCATCGGCGGGGACATGATCTTCTACTACACCGAGCCGAAGGCCGGGAACCTGTGGGTGTTCGCGCTCGACGGTGGTCCCCGGGAGGTGCAGGCGGGCACGAACCTGACGCCGCTGCCGGGCGGCCTGCCGCGGGTCGGCGAGCCAGGCCACACCCTGGGCGGCCGCGTCCTGCCGGGCTACGGCTTTGAGCCCACGGAGGGCAGCGAGCCGATCGCGCCGGGCGCTCCGACCGAGGCGGATCCGTCGTCAGCGCCGGAAGCTCCTTCCGAGGTGGATCCACCGTCCGCGCCAGACGCCTCGTCCGCGCCGGACGCGGGCGGCGCGCCGAACCCGCTGCAGGGCGACGCGGCGGCCATCAGCGCCGGCGAACGGATCTACCGCGAGCGCTGCGTCATCTGTCACCGGTCCGGCGGCGGCGCGGGTCCGAGCCTGTTCCGGAGCGGTCTTCCGCTCGGCCGTTTCCTGGACACGGTGAATCGGGGGCGTCCGGGCACCAACATGCCCGCGTTCGAGGAATTGCTATCGCTCGACGAGATATGGGAGGTGCACGCCTTCTTGATGTCGCGCGACGCGCTGTAGGAGCCGTAGACGAGGGCAGGTACGGCCGGAGAGTCTAGGGTAGGCGCACCAGGATCTGGATCACGGCCGCACCCAGCAGCCCGAATCCGGTTAGCACCGCGCCCAGCAACGAGGCCAGCATCCACCGGATGATCCGCACCTCGCCGGCAAGCTCGCCGATATCGGCGGCCGTGGCCTCCGCCGTGGTCTCTGACGCGCCGGCTTCCACCAATGCGCCCCGCATCTTCGCCGAAACAATCTTCACGGCACGCTACCAGGAGAATCGACAGAAAGACGGCGCCAGAAGTCAGCTTCGTCGGCGCAGGCGTAGGCCGCGGCCATCACCGTGTCCCGCGGCACGTCGGCGAACGTCACCGCCCGCTCTGAAAACGCCGCTGACACGGAGAGCCCCCGGACCTGCAGCAGGCTCTGCGCGGCCGCGGCCAGCTCGTCCGCGCGACCCTCCGAGTGCCCTTGCGCGATCAGCGCGCTCGACAGCGGATCGTCGGCAGGGCCCGTCCCTTCCCGCGCACCGAGCTCCCGTCCTACCCGCTCCAGGACCCGGTAGGTGGCGGCCGACGGTGTCGGCTCGCTCATCCCGTCGAAGATCTCGCCCGCCGTCCAGCCGGGAAACGCGCCGCTCGTCGGCACGGACTGGTACCGTCCGTCCTGCAGGCGGTGAATCGTCACGCCCGCCGGTCGCCTAGGTGAACCCCCGGCCGGCGGCACGATCACCCACAGCTCCGGGAAGCCCCAGGCCTCGTACAGCAGCAGCTTGCCGGGGCGCACGTCGGTCGTGTGGTCCACCTCGAGCACGACGTCGGGGAAGTCGTGCTCGCCGATGATCAGGGACTTCTCCGGGATGGTGGCGCGCGTCGGGTGCAGGTACAGCGTCTCGTCGGCCTCCATCGCCCGCCGGGGCCGGCCGTCCGCGTCTCGCACCAGCAGGGTCACCGATCCGTACGAGGCGATCGGCGTGCCGCGCACAGAGGCGATCCGCTCGGCCAGGTGCGGCAGCCGCCGCGAGGTTCCTTCGTGGACGGCGTAGTTGTCGGCGACCACCCAGGCGGTCTCGGTACCAGCGTCCCAGTACTCGAGGCGATCGTCGGAATTCTCGAACGCTTCGCGCGTCAGGGAGATGCGAACGCAGCCGGGAAACCGGAGCGCGTCGTAACGGAGAGATTCGCCGGGCCCCGCGCCCCGACCCGCGGCGTCGGCCGTTTCGCCTTCGCCTCGCGGGGTACGTGCCTGCAAGTAGTCCATCGCTCCATCATAGACCTCGAACCCGGTGCGGTTCCAGCGCCGTGCGCGCCGAAGCGCAAGAATGGCCTGGAGCCGCTGATCGACGTACCGATGCCATACGATGACGTGAGTCTCGAGCCGGGGCAGTCGAATCGGGTCCAGCTCGCTGGAGCATCCGACGGATGGAGGGAACCGATGCCGGATTCCGAATCGCTCGCCACGAAGTGGTCGGGCATGGCCTTGCCGGGTTGGCTGGCTGTCTGCGTCCTCACGGTTCTGAGCGCGGGCTGCGTAGCGACAGGTTGTTGGGACTGCAACGTCTGCGCCTCCTCGCTGATGAACGTAGGTTGCGTCTCGGCGCAGGAGCCCCAGGCGGCGGGAGACGCCACGTGGTTCGAGGGCGCCCGGCTCATCGACGGCAACGGCGGTGCGCCCATCGAGACGTCGGCGTTTCTGGTCGAGGACGGGGTCTTCGCGTGGGTCGGGCGGCAGGGTGAGAGGGAGGCTCCCGCGGGGGCCGAGCGGGTGGATCTGTCCGGAAAGACCGTCATCCCGGCGCTGATAGACGCGCACCAGCACATCGGGCTGACGAACGTGAAGGACGGCACGCACAGCAAGGACAACTACACGCTGTCCAACTTGGTCGAGCACCTGGAGCGCTCCGCGTACCACGGCGTCGCGGCCACGATGAGCCTGGGATTGGAGTTCGACGAGGCGCTCGCCTTCGAGCTGCGCAACGAGGTGTTCCGCGACGCGGCGCGATTCCTGACGTCCGGTCGGGGGATCGCCGCCACGCCGCTGGCCGGCCCGCAGCAGGAGTACCGGCTGGGCATCCCGCGCGGCGCGCGGACCGAGGCGGCGGGTCGCGCTGCGGTCGCGGAGCTCGACGGGCACGGGGTCGACATCATCAAGATCTGGGTCGACGACCGGGGCGGAACGGTCCCGAAGCTGGAGCCGAACATCTACCGGGCGATCATCGACGAGGCCCACGCCCGGGGCATGCGGGTAGCGTCACACCTTGGCTCGACCAGCGGGCTGGCCGACGCGAAGGACCTGATCCGGGCGGGCATCGACGGCTTCGCGCACACGGTCCGGGACCGCGACATCGACGAGGAGTTCATGGCGCTCGTACGCGAGCATCCCGACGTGTGGACCATCCCGAACCTGCCCGGCTCGCCGGTGACGCTCGACGACCTGCCGTGGCTCGGCGAGACGCTGCCGCCCTTCGAGATCGAGAACCTGCGCGCGCAGGCCGAGCGCTTGGCGGCGGACGGGCCCGGCGACTTCTTCGCGCTGCAGTGCCGGAACCTGGCCCGCAACCGCGAGGCGGGGATGTCCATCGGCATGGGCACGGACTCGGGCGTTAGCGTCGCCTGGACCACGCACACCGAGATCCGCGACATGGCCGGCTGCGGGCTCATGCCGATGGAGGCGCTCGAGTCGGCGACGCGCATCAACGCCGAGATCCTGGGCCTGGACGACCTCGGCACCGTGGCAGAGGGGAGGAGCGCGTCCTTTGTGGTGCTCGACGCCAACCCGCTGGACGACATCACCAACACGCGCCGGATCGACAGCGTCTATCTGCGTGGCGAAGAGGTGGACCGGGATGCCCTGCGGGCGAAGTTCATGGAGGGTGTGCGGTGAGCCGCATTTGTTGACACCACTGCACCACTGCACCATGCTTGCGTCATGAGGCTGACCGTAAACCTCGAACCCGACCTGTACGCGGTCGCCGTCTCGCTTGCAAAGGCGGAGGATTGCAGCATCAGCGCCGCCGTCAACCAGCTTCTGCGCCGGGCACTGCCCGGCGAAAACGCCTCGCAGCCGCAACCCGAGGAGTTCGTGAGCAGACGCAACGGCCTCCTGGTGTCGAAGGGACGAGAGGTTGTCACCGCGGAGACCGTTCGCCGAGCGGAGGCGGAGGACGATGCAAGGTGACGTGGTTGCTTGACGGTAACGTGCTGGTGGCGCTTGTTGTCGACTCCCACGTGCATCATGATCGCGCACATCGCTGGTTCGCCACCCTCGTCCGAGACCGGTTTGCGACCTGTCCTTTCACGCAGGGCACGCTGCTGCGTGTCCACATGAAGGTGGCGGCGGATCGCAGCGCCGCGGCGGCTTGGCAGGCGTTGCGTGACTTGGCCGCGCATGCGAACCACGATTGGTGGGATGGCTCACTCGACTTCCTCGATGTCCCGCACCGCAACCTGCAGGGAAGTGGGCAGGTTACTGACGCGTGGCTGGCCGAGCTTGCGCGCCGGCGTGGGGGGCGCCTGGCCACGCTCGACTCCGCCCTGGTTGCCATGCACGGCGACGTGGCTACGCTGCTTCCACGTTCGGCAAGAGGGCAAACGTGAGGTTGCCCCTGTCCGGACAGGCTGCGGAGAAAGCTCCGGTTCTTCGATCGGGCCAGCACCCTGGACGACGCGTCGATCGGTTTTCGCCGCAATGAACCGGATGTCGTGGCGATCGCGCTGGCCCAGCTCAGAGAACAGGCGTCCGGGTGATCGCCTTCCATTTCCCCGGCGCCATCGAGCGGTTCAGCAACAAGAAAGCGAGCCGGAGTCGAGCGCGTCCGACCGGGTCGAACGCCGTCGACGTTCGGCGTGTCGTCCGCGCCCGTTCTTGCCGCCTTGGGCGATTCTCTGGTAGCGTCGACAGCCTGATGGCCGGGAGACAACCCGTGCATGCGGGGCCTGCACGGCGTGGCCCATGTTGGCACGCTTGGGTCCTCGCGCTGGTGCTGGCGCTGGCCGGCGCCACGGCCGTCGCCGCGATCTGCCACGAGGAGCACGCAGCCGAGCACGACTGCGCGGTCTGCGAGCTCCGCCACCAGCCCGCCGCCGGGCTGCCCGGATCCTTGCAGATCGGATTCGCCGACGTTCCGGAACCACTTGAGCCGGCCGTCGAGGGCGGATGGATCGCGTCCGGTCATTTTCGCCGCCTCCCCGCCCGCGCCCCGCCCGCGTAGCGCTGTCCGCACCCACCGTGCGCCCGTCGTGCCGCGATTGCCGGCGAGCCCGCCTGCGTCCGGGGCAACGCGCGCGCCCAGGCGCATCCCGTCGTGCCTGTCGACGCCGTCTGTCGAGATCGACCGCTGACCGCCCGGAGGAACGCACCGATCCTGGCCAACGTGTCGTTGACGGCCGGCGACGACGCGAACGTGGTCTATCGGAACTACACCTCGTTTTCAAGGATCGACGGAGCAGGAGGCGACGATGCGACCAAGCATGAAGGCTACGGCCATCCTGGTGGTCATCCTGGCAGGCTGGACAGGCGCCGGCGACGGCGTCGACGTGACGGCGGCGCAGTCCCCCTTGTCGCCGAGCCCGCCACCTCGAACCGCGCCTCCGCTCCCGGGCGCGGGGTCGGATGCATCCGGGGCCTATATCGGCGATGTGCTCTACGTGCACCTGGGAGACCAGCGACCTGCGTCAGGCGCCGCGACGAGCGCCCGCGGCGCGGCTCTCTACTCGCTGTATCCCGGAGATACGACCTGGACGACGGTCTGGACCGGCAGCGCGGCGCGCGGCGCCGTGCTCCTCGGCGATGGCCGGGATCTGTACCGCGTCGGCGGCGCCGTGGCGACAGGTACGTCTCGGGCCCGATCCGACCTGGAGCGGTGGAGCTGGACCGACGGGCAGTGGGTCGGCCTGACGCCGATGCCGGACGGGCGGACGGACCACGCGGCGGTGGTCGCGGGGCGCGAAATCTGGGTGATCGGCGGATGGGATCCCTCGGTGCACACGGACGATCTCCGCGCGATCTTCCGCGCGCCCACCGTACCACCGGAGGATTGGCGTGACGACGTGCTCGTCGCGGACCTCGACGCGGACCCGGTGTCCTGGACCGTGATCGAGGACGTTTCCCTGCGCCTGCACTCCCTCGCCGCGGCCTTGCACGGCGACGCGATCTGGGTGGCCGGGGGGATGACGCCCGCGGGGCCGGGGCTCGAAGTGTATCGACTGGATCCGCGAGCCCGAACCCTGGCGCCGGGGCCCGTGCCGCCGACTCGCAGCGCCGTCGGGGGCGTCGGCCTCGGCATGGCCGCGACCGGCGGAGCCCTGTACGCGAGCAACCTGAACCAGTTGTTCCGCCTCGACCCGGACGAGCGCGCCTGGCGGGCGCTTGCCTACGATGTCAGCCCGACACGCGTGTACAACGAGCTGGTGGGTGGACCCGGCACGCTGCACATCGTGGGTGGCGCCTCGGGCCGCCGGACCCATGCGGTCGTCGACCGGATCGAGGTGGCGTCGCTGCGGCCGAGCGACGTGGTCGAGGTGCCGCGGCGACCGGAAGACATGGCCGTCGACCGGCCGGTGCTGGCCGGCGAGCAGCGCTGGCCCGGCTTCCGGGGGCCTGCGTACGGTCACAGCCAGGCCTTCGATCTGCCGTTGGTCTGGTCGGACGAGAGGAACCTCGCGTGGCGGCATCCCATCGGCGGCTACGGCCAATCGAGCCCCGTGGTGTGGGACGGCACCGTGTTCGTCACCGCTATCGACGGTCCACTGCGGGAGACGCAGATGGTCGACGCCGTCGATCTGGAGACGGGTGCGCTGCTGTGGCGTCATGCCCTTCCGTCGACCCATCCCGTCGAGGTCACGGATGTCGTCGCGAGGGGTTCGCCGACGCCGTGGGTCGATGGCGAGCGCGTCTACTACCTGTTCGAGAGCGGGGACCTCGGCGCGCTGGACCACGCCGGAGAGCCCGTCTGGTCGCGGTCGCTGAAGGCGGACTACGGCGAGATCGAGGGCTACGGTCTGGGCAGCTCGCTCGCCGCCAACGCCGAGACGCTGTTCGTCCTGGCCGGCCACGAAGGACCGTCGTACCTGCTGGCCGTCGACAAGGCCACCGGCGAGACGCGGTGGAAGGCGGACCATCGCAGGGCGGACCGTCCCTTGCGATCTTCCTGGACGACGCCCATCGTCGTGCCGTCGGACGCCGGCGAGCTCGTGGTGGTCAGCATCACCGGCATGCTCGACGCACACGATGCGGAATCCGGCGAGCGGGTCTGGTGGCTGGACGGTCTCTCCGGCAACAGAATTCCGTCGCCGGTCCTCGCCGGACGGCGCCTCGTCGTCCCGGCAATGGACTCCCGGTCCAACCTCGCCTTGTCGGTCGAGCACCGCGGGCGGCTACTGGACGAGCACGTGTTCTGGCGCGGTCGGTACGCGACGACGTCGATGTCGTCTCCGGTCGCGACCGGAGAAGCGGTCTACTTCACCAACTCGCGCGGCGTGCTTCGGTCACTCGATCTCGGCTCGGGTGAGTCGCGCTGGGCGACGCGTCTGGCGTCGGTCACCTCGGCGACACCGATCGTCAACGGCGACCGCCTGTACGTATTCGGGGCCGACGGCACAACGTCGGTTTTCGCGGTGGACGCGGCCGAACCGATCGAGCTGGCCAGGAACACGCTGCGCGTCTCCGAACGGGTGTACGGGGTGGCCGCCGTCGACGGCGCCCTGTTGTTCAGGACCGGTCGGGAGCTGATCCGGATCGGGCACGCGAGCGCCGGAGGAACGCAACGGTGAGCGGCGACGGGGCGCTCGACGTCTTCCTTGCACGGTGAACACCGCGACCTTCAGGAAGAGCTTCCTGTGTCGGCGATCCGGCGACGGACGTAGAGCGCCACGCCCAACAGGCTCCCCGCGGTCAGGCCGAACACCGGCAGCCACAGGAGCTGCGGGCTCACCAGCGCGACGTGGAACACGAGCGCGACGATGCTCAGACCCCCGATGCCGGCAACGGGTCCACCGCTCAGGTTGATCCGGGGCTCCCGGCGCGGGGTCGGGCGGAGGACGGACTGCGCGAAACGGGCATCGCAGAGGCCCAACGGACCGGTGCGAGGAAGCGCTTCCGGTCCGGCGAGCACCGCGCCCAGGACCTGACGCCACAACCACAGGTGTGACCGTCGGGCGCCGAATTCCTCGACGAGGTCGCCGACCAGCGATTCGTCGTCCACGCGAAGGGCGCGCAGGACAACCAGGGCGAGCCGTGGCGGTCGGGGGCCGGTCATGACGCTGCTCCTTTCAGTTCGGGAATGCCGGTCCACAACGAGACGAGGGCGGACTGCGTGCTCTTGACGGCGTCGATGCCGGCGGGAGTCACCTGGAAGAAGCGTTTGGCGCGGCCTCCCCGCGCCGGCGTGGGATCGCCCACCGACGAGGTTGCGAACCCGTTTCGCTCCAGGCGATCGAGGGCGGCGTACACCGCGCCCAGCACGGCGCGTCGCCCGCCGGTGCGCTCTATCTCGCGCGCGATGCGCACGCCGTACGCGCCCTCTCCGACGCGCAGGATCGCAAGCAGGATCATCAGCTCGAAGTCGGTCAGCAGGTCACGAGGCATTTATTCATAATATACGCAGAAATACGGGTGCGGTTCAAGAGCCCGTCCGCCCAAGAGTTCTGTTGCGCGCGGTCGAGTCCTGATTCATTATGCGGATTCCAGGAGCCGGTGGCGAAGATCGCTCCTTGAATGCAGCGCGGTCTTGCCACGGGCTCCCAGGACGGAGCTTGGCGGGCGGGAAGCAGGGAGGGAGAGATGGCCCATCGATATCTCGCGGCGGCGGTAACGGTGGTGGCGATCGCGGCGCTGGCCCCAGTGGACGCGGGCGGCCAAACGCAGGCGGGCGAGAGCAGCGCGTGGACCTCACCTCGCACCGGGTGGGGCGACCCCGACCTGCAGGGACGCTGGACTAACACCACGACGACCCCGTTGGAGCGGCCGTCCGACCTGGCGGGACGCGAGCTCCTGTCGGAAGAGGAACGCGCGGCCCTCGACGAGGCGGGCGACGTGGCCCGGGAGCAGCGCGGCGTGGCCGCGGGAACGGGCGAGACCGGGTCGTACAACAACTTCTGGGTCGAGCGCGGGGTCAGGATGGCGCGCACCTCGCTCATCGTCGACCCGCCGGACGGCAGGCTGCCGCCGTTCACGCCGTTCGAAGCGGCTCGCCGCCCGGCGCGCGAGAGCTACCGCACGCGGGTACCGGCCGGGCCGGAGGACCGCAATCTCTACGAGCGCTGCCTCTCCCGGGGGATGCCGGGCACGATGATGCCCGGCTTCTACAACCACAACTATCAGATCTTCCAGGCGCCGGGCTACGTCGTGATCCTGGTCGAGATGATCCACGACGCCAGGATCATCCCCCTCGATGGACGCTCCCATGTGGACGAGGGGATTCGGCAGTGGCTGGGCGACTCGCGCGGCCGGTGGGAAGGCGACACGCTGGTGGTCGAGACCACCAACTTCATCCCGGTGAACGGGCGCGCGCTGACCGTGTTCGGCGCCAACGCGACGACGCTGCTCGTCGAACGCTTCACGCGGACCGACGACGACACGATCGACTACGAGTTCACCGTGAGCGATCCCATCGAGTACACGCGCCCGTGGACGGCGTCGATTCCCATGACGAGTCTCGACGGGCTGCTCTACGAGTACGCGTGTCACGAGGGGAACTACGGCCTCGAGAACATACTGGTGGGGGCGCGGGCCGAGGAACAGTAGGGCGGACGGCGATCAAACCTGCTCCACGTCGAACGCGGCCAGGTTGCGGGCTTCCTTGCTGAATTCCACCGCGATCAGATGGATCGGCTCGCCCCGGCTGCGGTACTTGTCCGCGTAGCGCTTCGCCTTCAACTGCGCCATCGCGGCGCCCTCGGGCGCCAGCTCCACCACCTTGAACTCGAACAGGTACACCTGGC
The Acidobacteriota bacterium DNA segment above includes these coding regions:
- a CDS encoding amidohydrolase family protein; the encoded protein is MPYDDVSLEPGQSNRVQLAGASDGWREPMPDSESLATKWSGMALPGWLAVCVLTVLSAGCVATGCWDCNVCASSLMNVGCVSAQEPQAAGDATWFEGARLIDGNGGAPIETSAFLVEDGVFAWVGRQGEREAPAGAERVDLSGKTVIPALIDAHQHIGLTNVKDGTHSKDNYTLSNLVEHLERSAYHGVAATMSLGLEFDEALAFELRNEVFRDAARFLTSGRGIAATPLAGPQQEYRLGIPRGARTEAAGRAAVAELDGHGVDIIKIWVDDRGGTVPKLEPNIYRAIIDEAHARGMRVASHLGSTSGLADAKDLIRAGIDGFAHTVRDRDIDEEFMALVREHPDVWTIPNLPGSPVTLDDLPWLGETLPPFEIENLRAQAERLAADGPGDFFALQCRNLARNREAGMSIGMGTDSGVSVAWTTHTEIRDMAGCGLMPMEALESATRINAEILGLDDLGTVAEGRSASFVVLDANPLDDITNTRRIDSVYLRGEEVDRDALRAKFMEGVR
- a CDS encoding PQQ-binding-like beta-propeller repeat protein; protein product: MRPSMKATAILVVILAGWTGAGDGVDVTAAQSPLSPSPPPRTAPPLPGAGSDASGAYIGDVLYVHLGDQRPASGAATSARGAALYSLYPGDTTWTTVWTGSAARGAVLLGDGRDLYRVGGAVATGTSRARSDLERWSWTDGQWVGLTPMPDGRTDHAAVVAGREIWVIGGWDPSVHTDDLRAIFRAPTVPPEDWRDDVLVADLDADPVSWTVIEDVSLRLHSLAAALHGDAIWVAGGMTPAGPGLEVYRLDPRARTLAPGPVPPTRSAVGGVGLGMAATGGALYASNLNQLFRLDPDERAWRALAYDVSPTRVYNELVGGPGTLHIVGGASGRRTHAVVDRIEVASLRPSDVVEVPRRPEDMAVDRPVLAGEQRWPGFRGPAYGHSQAFDLPLVWSDERNLAWRHPIGGYGQSSPVVWDGTVFVTAIDGPLRETQMVDAVDLETGALLWRHALPSTHPVEVTDVVARGSPTPWVDGERVYYLFESGDLGALDHAGEPVWSRSLKADYGEIEGYGLGSSLAANAETLFVLAGHEGPSYLLAVDKATGETRWKADHRRADRPLRSSWTTPIVVPSDAGELVVVSITGMLDAHDAESGERVWWLDGLSGNRIPSPVLAGRRLVVPAMDSRSNLALSVEHRGRLLDEHVFWRGRYATTSMSSPVATGEAVYFTNSRGVLRSLDLGSGESRWATRLASVTSATPIVNGDRLYVFGADGTTSVFAVDAAEPIELARNTLRVSERVYGVAAVDGALLFRTGRELIRIGHASAGGTQR
- a CDS encoding PadR family transcriptional regulator → MPRDLLTDFELMILLAILRVGEGAYGVRIAREIERTGGRRAVLGAVYAALDRLERNGFATSSVGDPTPARGGRAKRFFQVTPAGIDAVKSTQSALVSLWTGIPELKGAAS
- a CDS encoding PQQ-dependent dehydrogenase, methanol/ethanol family; amino-acid sequence: MRSSRSLQALAAVLLFTAGLSWPAAQGQEVTTADLEQAAADTSSWLMYGRDYHGQRFVELDQITPENVDRLHPAWVFATGGENRGLEATPLVHEGVIYLSADESRVFAIDARTGAKMWGFEPEMSDEVERVYCCGSNNRGVALFGELVYVGTMDARLIALHKDTGAVAWETVVVDWRQGYSITGAPLVVNGMVLTGVAGGEYGIRGFVKAYDALTGELRWTSYTIPGPGEPGNETWPGDTWRNGGAPTWTTGAFDPELNLVYWNTGNAAPWNCHVRKGDNQWSAATVAIDADNGDIRWGFQYTPWDCWDYDAVSTPVLADVTLRDHGPVKALFHHDKNGFFYALDRTDGRFLYGEPIVPGINWAFGLDPVTGRPQVNPDMLAQSGGPEVGPIIPSLEGAIDWQPLAFNPDLGALYFMSNQWAMGYRFWAEDQFEPPTNGEAYLGGDYQQYLTSDNPGNFVGFDVVEQEVLWRVVSPAPFWAGAVATSSGLVFTGDMRGYFMALDARSGDVLWQFQTGSGIIGSPITYELDGTQYVAVPSGGIGGDMIFYYTEPKAGNLWVFALDGGPREVQAGTNLTPLPGGLPRVGEPGHTLGGRVLPGYGFEPTEGSEPIAPGAPTEADPSSAPEAPSEVDPPSAPDASSAPDAGGAPNPLQGDAAAISAGERIYRERCVICHRSGGGAGPSLFRSGLPLGRFLDTVNRGRPGTNMPAFEELLSLDEIWEVHAFLMSRDAL
- a CDS encoding type II toxin-antitoxin system VapC family toxin, with protein sequence MTWLLDGNVLVALVVDSHVHHDRAHRWFATLVRDRFATCPFTQGTLLRVHMKVAADRSAAAAWQALRDLAAHANHDWWDGSLDFLDVPHRNLQGSGQVTDAWLAELARRRGGRLATLDSALVAMHGDVATLLPRSARGQT